In Stenotrophomonas sp. 169, one DNA window encodes the following:
- a CDS encoding DUF1272 domain-containing protein has product MRPHCECCDVDLPATSTDAWICSFECTFCTHCVETALKQRCPNCAGELCIRPTRVGDALARNPASG; this is encoded by the coding sequence ATGCGCCCCCATTGCGAATGCTGCGATGTTGATCTTCCTGCAACCTCGACAGATGCCTGGATCTGCTCGTTCGAATGCACGTTCTGCACCCATTGCGTGGAGACCGCGCTGAAGCAGCGATGCCCGAACTGCGCCGGCGAACTTTGCATAAGGCCCACACGCGTGGGCGACGCGTTGGCGCGCAATCCAGCCTCAGGGTAG
- the treA gene encoding alpha,alpha-trehalase TreA, which yields MRASHGLAGLFLSPLLWSGIAAAADPVPPDQQLQPLFQQVQGAHLFPDQKTFADAIPRRAPADVLGAWHREQLQPGYALQTFVSDNFEMPAEAKAYTPPAGETLRAHIDGLWPVLTRQTGTVDPHGSLLPLPKPYVVPGGRFREVYYWDSYFTLLGLASSQQWQLVRDMVDNFAYQIDTYGHIPNGNRSYYLSRSQPPFFSLMVDLLATHEGDEAYRRYLPQLRAEHAFWMSGAEALAPGTAQTRVVKLVDGSVLNRYYDARAVPRTESWTDDLATAAQAPQRAPSQVYRDLRAGAESGWDFSSRWLDDPSALSSIRTTDIVPVDLNSLLYHLEVTIARASSAAGDRAGRRAFKQKADDRARAINSALWDAEQGWYVDRDLRSGQTRPALTAAALFPLWLKVATRPQARRTADAVEQQLVKQGGLLTTTITTGQQWDAPNGWAPLQWVAVDGLQHYGQDTLARQVGVRFLRTVQSVYDGEQKLVEKYVVDGSAGGGGGGEYPLQDGFGWSNGVTLALLDRLCAPKKRCDSAADVEEGNAP from the coding sequence ATGCGCGCATCCCACGGCCTGGCCGGCCTGTTCCTGTCCCCCCTGCTGTGGAGTGGCATCGCCGCTGCCGCCGATCCGGTACCACCCGATCAACAGTTGCAGCCGCTGTTTCAACAGGTCCAGGGCGCTCATCTGTTTCCCGACCAGAAGACGTTTGCTGACGCGATACCCCGCCGTGCGCCTGCCGACGTGCTGGGTGCCTGGCATCGTGAGCAGCTCCAACCGGGCTACGCACTGCAGACCTTTGTCAGCGACAACTTTGAGATGCCTGCCGAGGCCAAGGCATACACCCCGCCGGCGGGCGAGACACTGCGCGCGCACATCGACGGTCTGTGGCCGGTGCTGACCCGGCAGACTGGCACGGTGGATCCACACGGCTCGCTGCTGCCCCTGCCCAAGCCGTATGTCGTGCCCGGCGGTCGCTTCCGCGAGGTGTATTACTGGGACAGCTACTTCACGCTGCTTGGGTTGGCGAGCAGCCAGCAGTGGCAGCTGGTACGCGACATGGTGGACAACTTCGCCTACCAGATCGATACCTACGGCCACATTCCCAACGGCAACCGCAGTTACTACCTCAGCCGCTCGCAACCGCCCTTCTTCAGCCTGATGGTGGATCTGCTGGCGACGCACGAAGGCGACGAGGCCTACCGACGCTACCTGCCCCAGCTGCGCGCGGAGCATGCGTTTTGGATGTCCGGCGCTGAGGCCCTGGCGCCCGGCACCGCACAGACCCGCGTGGTGAAACTGGTCGACGGCAGCGTATTGAACCGCTACTACGATGCCCGCGCGGTGCCACGCACCGAATCGTGGACGGATGACTTGGCGACGGCCGCGCAGGCGCCTCAGCGTGCACCGTCACAGGTCTACCGCGATCTGCGGGCCGGCGCTGAATCCGGCTGGGATTTCAGCTCGCGCTGGCTGGATGATCCGTCGGCGCTGTCCAGCATCCGCACCACCGATATCGTGCCAGTGGATCTGAACAGTCTGCTGTACCACCTGGAAGTCACGATCGCGCGTGCCAGTAGCGCGGCCGGTGACCGTGCGGGCCGCCGCGCCTTCAAGCAGAAGGCCGACGACCGTGCCCGCGCCATCAACAGTGCCCTGTGGGACGCGGAACAGGGCTGGTATGTCGACCGTGACCTGCGCAGTGGGCAAACGCGCCCGGCCCTCACGGCGGCGGCACTGTTCCCGCTGTGGCTGAAGGTGGCAACCCGGCCGCAGGCACGCCGCACGGCCGATGCGGTCGAACAGCAGTTGGTGAAACAGGGCGGCCTGCTGACCACGACCATCACCACCGGCCAACAGTGGGATGCGCCCAACGGCTGGGCGCCGCTGCAGTGGGTCGCCGTGGACGGGCTTCAGCACTATGGCCAGGACACGCTGGCGCGGCAGGTCGGTGTGCGCTTCCTGCGGACCGTGCAATCGGTCTACGACGGCGAACAGAAACTGGTGGAGAAATACGTCGTGGATGGGTCCGCCGGCGGTGGTGGTGGCGGCGAATACCCGCTGCAGGATGGCTTCGGCTGGAGCAACGGCGTGACGCTGGCGCTGCTGGATCGGCTGTGTGCACCGAAGAAGCGCTGTGACAGTGCAGCCGACGTGGAAGAAGGCAACGCGCCTTGA